Proteins encoded together in one Rhipicephalus sanguineus isolate Rsan-2018 chromosome 9, BIME_Rsan_1.4, whole genome shotgun sequence window:
- the LOC125759954 gene encoding uncharacterized protein LOC125759954: MSLHQPPEFLQTPGKPTLPWTQWHRLFKNYLLASGSDVHSSARRKALLLHCLGVEGQRLYYALPHTAGKEESGPSDEYDAAVATLDAYFTAKTNIVVERHRFGQRTQLPGETAAAFVTALRELALSCNFGEQTDDFIRDQLVAKTSNHVLRERLLLVGTSLTLERALTISNNIEEATKYSLELQSSAASIQKADKHQMPALFFQGRHAEILFYVVKGGTDILGIDAIEALRLHINGCGLSSQSLETSYFVETSSSHLHLS; this comes from the exons ATGAGCCTGCACCAACCGCCCGAGTTCCTGCAGACGCCTGGGAAGCCTACCCTTCCGTGGACGCAGTGGCACCGCCTTTTCAAGAATTATCTCCTGGCATCGGGGAGCGACGTCCACTCATCTGCTCGCCGTAAAGCTTTGCTGTTGCACTGCTTGGGGGTGGAAGGCCAGCGATTGTACTACGCATTACCGCATACTGCGGGAAAAGAAGAAAGCGGCCCGAGCGACGAGTACGATGCAGCGGTGGCTACGTTGGACGCCTACTTTACTGCTAAAACGAACATCGTCGTGGAACGGCACCGGTTCGGACAGCGCACCCAACTGCCTGGGGAAAccgcagcagcattcgtcacgGCACTGCGCGAGTTGGCATTGTCCTGCAACTTCGGGGAGCAAACTGACGACTTCATTCGTGACCAGCTTGTAGCGAAAACGAGCAACCATGTTCTTCGGGAACGCCTACTTCTGGTAGGAACTTCGCTTACGCTTGAACGTGCGCTGACTATCTCGAACAACATTGAAGAAGCCACGAAATACTCACTTGAGCTACAGTCATCAGCCGCGAGCATCCAAAAGGCGGATAAACATCAGATGCCAGCCC TCTTCTTCCAAGGTCGGCACGCCGAGATACTTTTCTACGTCGTCAAAGGCGGTACGGACATCCTCGGCATCGACGCTatcgaagccctgcggctgcacatCAATG GGTGCGGACTGAGCTCTCAGTCGTTGGAGACCTCCTACTTCGTGGAGACAAGTTCGTCGCACCTTCATCTCTCGTAG